Proteins encoded in a region of the Rutidosis leptorrhynchoides isolate AG116_Rl617_1_P2 chromosome 9, CSIRO_AGI_Rlap_v1, whole genome shotgun sequence genome:
- the LOC139868053 gene encoding uncharacterized protein, with amino-acid sequence MAYGTTTDLFGEYIKIGEKTAALCLDYFCKCVFICLLENICENPLPKISLDFIIFTNKNLVYRVFGSIDCMHWEWKNCPVGWQGQYTRGDQKGPSVMLEAIASQDLWIWHAFFGMAGSNNDINVLNASPIFNSIKDGTTPPSPFDVNGRHYERGYYLRDGIYPDWAMLVKAPHNPIDEPRKKFKRFQESARKDIERAFGVLQGRFAMLKTPTRSKDFNKIRRHMYAGIVLHNMIQENNDFAIGRREERMIERNPPRRLQRDLRDRDARVKEIRDKQVHQQLEAYLTEHVWNLSPYFRSANNNE; translated from the coding sequence ATGGCGTATGGAACTACAACCGATTTGTTTGGCGAATACATAAAAATAGGTGAGAAAACGGCCGCTTTATGTTTAGATTATTTCTGCAAATGCGTTTTCATTTGTTTGCTAGAGAATATTTGCGAAAACCCACTGCCGAAGATATCACTAGACTTTATAATTTTCACGAACAAAAACCTGGTTTACCGGGTATTTGGTAGtatagattgtatgcattgggagtgGAAGAATTGTCCTGTTGGTTGGCAAGGGCAATACACAAGAGGTGATCAAAAAGGGCCTTCTGTAATGCTTGAAGCAATCGCCTCACAAGATTTGTGGATATGGCATGCATTCTTTGGTATGGCAGGTTCGAACAATGATATTAACGTTCTAAATGCCTCACCAATTTTCAACTCTATAAAAGATGGAACGACTCCACCTTCACCATTTGATGTCAACGGGCGTCACTACGAAAGAGGGTATTACCTAAGAGATGGTATATACCCAGATTGGGCCATGTTGGTAAAAGCGCCTCATAATCCAATTGATGAACCACGTAAAAAATTTAAACGTTTTCAAGAAAGTGCAAGGAAAGATATTGAGCGTGCATTTGGAGTATTACAGGGTAGATTTGCAATGTTAAAGACTCCGACGAGATCTAAAGacttcaacaaaattagaagacatatGTATGCTGGTATTGTATTACATAACATGATTCAAGAAAATAACGATTTTGCTATTGGAAGGAGAGAAGAAAGAATGATAGAAAGGAACCCACCACGAAGGTTGCAACGGGATTTGAGGGATCGAGATGCAAGGGTTAAGGAAATAAGAGACAAGCAAGTTCACCAACAGTTAGAGGCATATTTAACCGAGCACGTTTGGAACTTATCACCTTACTTTCGGTCcgctaataataatgagtaa
- the LOC139868051 gene encoding uncharacterized protein: MESDQESIVSDRIVNEENGLKGNWCWRNNIRGRSHDDLSNLNDLLTSSSNLTTEEDGWLWMLKSNGIFQMNVLSSLIDNIMLAVSGPVTANTWLPCLPNNVNVFIWRLAQHGIATRNNLVHRGMNLPSTLCPFCDAASEEVNHLFTSCRFINPLWKNFLSWWRLSDSIPNRSFNALSPLNYQLGSNNASIAFLATRFTLLWLIWKWRNKLEHSPSKSRKSILNEDIMASLKAPSHLWLSCRSKLVQGDFENWRSNLISVHEKREMRENFRERELRENLQSRGVRIQAGTSGN, from the coding sequence ATGGAAAGCGACCAAGAATCCATTGTTTCCGATAGAATTGTTAATGAAGAGAACGGTTTGAAGGGTAATTGGTGTTGGCGAAATAATATAAGAGGAAGATCCCATGATGATCTCTCTAATTTAAATGATTTGCTGACTTCTTCAAGCAATCTTACGACAGAGGAGGATGGATGGCTCTGGATGTTAAAGTCGAATGGCATCTTCCAGATGAATGTTTTGTCAAGCTTAATTGATAATATTATGTTAGCGGTTTCAGGGCCTGTCACTGCTAATACCTGGCTTCCTTGTCTCCCTAACAACGTAAATGTTTTTATTTGGCGATTGGCTCAACATGGGATCGCTACCCGAAATAACTTGGTGCATCGTGGCATGAATCTTCCTTCTACCCTCTGCCCGTTTTGTGATGCTGCAAGCGAAGAGGTAAACCATTTATTTACGAGTTGTAGATTCATTAACCCTCTCTGGAAGAATTTTTTATCTTGGTGGCGGTTAAGCGATTCTATCCCAAATCGTTCTTTCAACGCCTTAAGCCCGTTAAATTACCAACTAGGCTCTAATAATGCTAGCATAGCTTTTCTTGCTACGAGATTTACTCTTTTGTGGTTGATTTGGAAATGGCGAAATAAATTGGAGCACTCACCCTCCAAATCGAGGAAATCAATCCTAAATGAAGATATTATGGCGAGTCTAAAGGCGCCATCACATTTGTGGCTTTCCTGTAGATCAAAGTTGGTGCAGGGCGATTTTGAAAATTGGAGAAGTAATCTGATTAGTGTTCACGAAAAAAGAGAGATGAGAgagaattttagagagagagagttgaGAGAAAATCTTCAATCACGAGGGGTGAGGATTCAGGCGGGCACGAGTGGTAATTAG
- the LOC139868052 gene encoding uncharacterized protein: MNGTFHKSSRTVGSHSTSQKSVSITSINKLNNGGRTCSSNSEELHEYGRKLGLKWPDQKKQQQGFAKDGAFGWVKNLCREEKPDIVAIQETKLSNVSNFWASNLWWNNSVGFVQKNALGYSGGTMLLWDANSFYVEDFVEGENFIAIKGSWVCSNKEMAVVNVYGPHDDAGKKRMWESLKGLLRKVDTSWLLCGDFNEVRDEEERVNSNFIPSRASRFNNFILNNDLVEIPLGGRKFTRVCDNGFKLSKLDKFLAFDKFLNLWDDLSAIVLDQKFSDHCPIVLRDRVIDFGPKPFKFFNEWLNMEGVDKVIKDAWKIEAKGNRMDCVFRNKLKM; the protein is encoded by the exons atgaacgggacatttcacaaatcaTCAAGAACGGTTGGATCTCATTCGACTTCACAAAAGTCTGTGTCAATCACAAGCATCAACAAGCTTAATAATGGTGGTAGGACATGCTCGAGTAACAGCGAAGAGTTACATGAGTATGGAAGGAAGCTCGGGTTGAAATGGCCGGATCAAAAGAAACAACAACA AGGTTTCGCGAAAGATGGGGCTTTTGGGTGGGTAAAGAATTTGTGTAGAGAAGAAAAACCCGACATCGTGGCAATTCAGGAGACAAAACTGAGCAATGTGAGTAATTTTTGGGCTTCTAACTTATGGTGGAATAATAGTGTAGGCTTTGTTCAAAAGAATGCATTAGGTTACTCGGGTGGGACAATGCTTTTGTGGGATGCTAATTCTTTTTATGTAGAAGACTTTGTAGAAGGAGAAAATTTCATTGCAATTAAAGGTTCTTGGGTATGCTCGAATAAAGAAATGGCGGTTGTCAATGTATACGGACCACATGATGATGCGGGTAAAAAGAGAATGTGGGAATCATTAAAAGGGTTATTGAGAAAAGTCGACACAAGTTGGCTTCTGTGTGGAGATTTCAATGAGGTAAGAGATGAAGAAGAAAGAGTTAATAGCAATTTCATTCCAAGTCGGGCTTCGAGATTCAACAATTTTATTCTAAATAATGATCTAGTGGAAATTCCTCTCGGTGGTAGAAAATTTACCAGAGTATGTGATAACGGGTTTAAGTTGAGCAAACTTGATAAATTTCTTGCATTCGACAAATTTCTCAACCTTTGGGATGACCTGTCGGCTATTGTCTTAGATCAGAAATTCTCGGACCATTGTCCCATTGTTTTAAGAGATAGAGTGATCGATTTTGGGCCTAAACCATTCAAGTTTTTTAATGAGTGGTTAAATATGGAAGGTGTTGATAAAGTTATCAAGGATGCTTGGAAGATAGAAGCTAAGGGGAATAGAATGGATTGTGTTTTCCGAAACAAGTTAAAAATGTAA